In Carassius gibelio isolate Cgi1373 ecotype wild population from Czech Republic chromosome B4, carGib1.2-hapl.c, whole genome shotgun sequence, one DNA window encodes the following:
- the LOC127956797 gene encoding nuclear pore complex protein Nup107 — MDWNQTWMSPAVRDTEVTRAARRKSSHKKVAFPPAQDETPGTSTTPARPPLRQTPGSLLRQTLTPRSALRNPDVSAILGTGGRTPRFVNTPRTKGSLSMNLDDSDWTNSLFPSPLSGLVDTSFTEDVNMSALMLKEDDPGEAASLSLFPDFLQSYLRRASTDVFDLLEEYEALCQDKVSMLQKMVLRSAPGQQKSSKTVSITWLLQQEMVTWRLITSLYRDRIQTVLEEDFMMDITMPTESEKAVMEQFFQKGSVVRQSQLVVDWLESIAKDEMGDFSDNIEYYAKSVYWENTLHTLKLRRNQSSGGFSRPLVTELDPDAPIRQKRPLADLDREDETRLLKNLFNLIRAGMTDEAQRLCKRCGQAWRAATLEGWKLYHDPNINGGGGELQAVEGNPHRSVWKVCCWRMAEEEQFNKYERAIYAALSGNLKQLLPVCESWEDTVWAYFRVMVDTLVEQEICSSGLGSEELEELPREFLETNWTLEKVFEELQATESKRVLDATKEHYHLIQKLIILGDLDGLLEEFNDWLGRSTALPAHLLRFMSHLVLFYRSLGMQLKEEVCVDVLKAYISLLVKEKQVDLIAFYVSHLPADMAVSQYAQFLEEVTETEQRKHCLELATQAGLDVAAITKMVVETIRERDTDEFSHHDLTPALDAATTVEDQQKIDVIDWLVFDAAQRAEALKQSNAIMRKFLASKKHDAAKMVFAKVPEDSMREIYRQWEEQGMDTPLPAEEENAIREHLCIRAYLEAHEAFNEWFKHMNCPPVKPTAPAQAKFTEKVAHEMKEAEYKMEYENWQGRLGALTEDVKERIYNVLLFVDGGWMVDVREDTEEDSERAHQMTLLRRLCLPMMSFLLLTVLQRTERHQESLRLADIVASDQHRLYEVFSKDELQKFLQKMRESSLLLLDKGLDPLGYEIQP; from the exons ATGGACTG gAATCAGACCTGGATGAGTCCAGCGGTTCGGGACACTGAGGTGACCCGTGCTGCCCGCAGAAAGAGCTCACACAAAAAAGTTGCGT TCCCACCGGCACAGGATGAGACTCCTGGCACCAGCACTACCCCTGCTAGACCACCACTGCGCCAGACACCTGGATCCCTCCTCAGACAAACTC TCACTCCAAGAAGTGCCCTCAGGAACCCAGATGTGTCAGCCATCCTCGGGACAGGAGGCAGAACTCCTCGTTTCGTTAACACGCCCCGTACTAAAGGCAGTCTGAGCATG AACTTGGATGACAGTGATTGGACGAACAGTCTTTTCCCGTCTCCTCTGTCTGGGCTGGTGGACACCAGCTTCACTGAGGATGTCAACATGAGCGCTCTCATGCTAAAGGAAGATGATCCCGGAGAGGCGG CTTCTCTCAGTTTGTTTCCTGATTTTCTGCAGTCATATTTACGCCGCGCATCCACAGATGTGTTTGATCTTTTAGAGGAGTATGAGGCTCTCTGTCAAGATAAG GTTAGTATGTTGCAGAAAATGGTTCTTCGGTCGGCCCCGGGTCAGCAGAAATCCTCCAAGACGGTCAGCATTACCTGGTTGCTGCAGCAAGAGATGGTAACCTGGAGACTCATCACTTCACTGTACAG AGACCGAATCCAAACCGTTTTAGAGGAAGACTTCATGATGGATATAACT ATGCCCACTGAGAGTGAGAAGGCAGTAATGGAGCAGTTCTTCCAGAAGGGCAGTGTGGTGCGACAGAGCCAG ctGGTGGTGGATTGGTTGGAGAGTATCGCCAAAGATGAGATGGGAGACTTCTCTGATAACATTGAGTACTATGCCAAATCTGTGTACTG GGAGAACACACTTCACACCCTGAAGCTGAGGAGGAATCAGTCCAGCGGTGGTTTTAGCAGGCCACTGGTCACAGAACTGGATCCCGATGCTCCTATCAGACAGAAGAGACCACTGGCAGACCTGGACCGAGAGGACGAGACTCGCCTGCTCAAAAACCTCTTTAACCTCATCCGAGCTGGCATGACTGATGAGGCTCAGAGGCTGTGTAAGCGCTGTGGTCAGGCCTGGCGTGCTGCCACTCTGGAAGGCTGGAAACTGTATCACGACCCCAACATCAACGGAG GAGGTGGAGAGCTTCAGGCGGTGGAGGGGAATCCTCATCGAAGCGTGTGGAAGGTTTGCTGTTGGAGAATGGCAGAGGAG GAGCAGTTCAACAAATATGAAAGAGCCATCTATGCTGCCCTGAGTGGAAACCTCAAACAG CTGTTACCCGTGTGTGAGTCGTGGGAGGACACGGTGTGGGCGTATTTCCGGGTGATGGTGGACACTCTGGTAGAGCAGGAGATCTGTTCTTCTGGTCTGGGCAGTGAAGAGCTGGAGGAGCTGCCCAGAGAGTTCCTGGAGACCAA TTGGACATTGGAGAAAGTCTTTGAAGAGCTTCAAGCAACAGAATCCAAA AGGGTTCTGGATGCAACTAAGGAGCATTACCATTTGATTCAGAAGTTGATTATTCTCGGAGATCTTGATG GTCTTCTGGAGGAGTTCAATGATTGGTTGGGAAGAAGTACAGCTCTGCCAGCTCATCTGTTGCGCTTCATGTCACATTTAGTGTTGTTTTATCGCAGTTTGGGCATGCAACTTAAG GAGGAGGTGTGTGTAGATGTCCTGAAGGCCTACATCTCACTGTTAGTGAAAGAAAAGCAGGTGGACCTCATTGCGTTTTATGTCAGTCACCTTCCTGCAGACATGGCCGTGTCCCAATATGCTCAGTTCCTGGAGGAAGTCACTGAGACTGAGCAGCGCAAACACTGTCTGGAGCTGGCAACCCAAGCAG GTTTGGATGTAGCAGCCATCACAAAAATGGTAGTAGAGAccatcagagagagagacacagatgaGTTTTCCCACCATGACCTGACCCCTGCACTAGATGCAGCAACAACAGTG GAGGATCAGCAGAAGATTGATGTCATTGACTGGCTGGTGTTTGATGCCGCCCAGCGAGCCGAAGCCCTCAAACAGAGCAATGCCATCATGAGGAAGTTCTTAG CATCTAAGAAGCATGACGCTGCTAAGATGGTCTTCGCCAAAGTGCCGGAAGATTCCATGCGGGAAATCTACCGCCAGTGGGAGGAGCAGGGCATGGACACGCCCCTTCCTGCAGAGGAGGAGAATGCTATCCGTGAGCATCTGTGCATCCGTGCCTATCTG GAAGCTCACGAAGCGTTTAATGAGTGGTTCAAGCACATGAACTGTCCTCCGGTGAAACCCACAGCACCTGCTCAAGCGAAGTTTACAGAGAAGGTGGCCCATGAGATGAAAGAAGCAGAGTACAAG ATGGAGTATGAGAACTGGCAGGGCCGTCTGGGAGCGCTGACAGAGGATGTGAAGGAGAGGATCTATAATGTGCTGCTGTTTGTTGATGGAGGCTGGATGGTGGATGTCAGAGAG gaCACTGAGGAAGACTCGGAGCGCGCTCATCAGATGACTCTGCTGCGGCGTTTGTGTCTGCCCATGATGTCTTTCCTCCTGTTAACCGTACTGCAGCGCACTGAGCGCCACCAGGAGAGCCTGCGTCTGGCTGACATCGTGGCGTCTGACCAGCACAGACTCTATGAG GTTTTCTCTAAAGACGAGCTGCAGAAGTTCCTCCAGAAGATGAGGGAATCCTCTCTGCTCCTGCTGGATAAAGGGCTGGATCCGCTTGGATATGAGATTCAGCCCTAG